A genomic segment from Blastococcus sp. PRF04-17 encodes:
- a CDS encoding MerR family transcriptional regulator → MPAAARSGLLQIGQVADRTGLSLRTIRFYEEGGLVRPTSRTGGGFRLYSEADVSRLEMIKRMKPLGFSLEEMQELLTLLDDLARRPTDATLVDRLRMFREAAGARVAALRDQLAVAEDFAATLDDHLESGTR, encoded by the coding sequence ATGCCGGCAGCGGCCCGCAGCGGACTGCTGCAGATCGGCCAGGTGGCCGACCGCACGGGGCTGAGCCTGCGCACGATCCGGTTCTACGAGGAGGGCGGGCTCGTCCGGCCGACCAGCCGTACCGGAGGCGGCTTCCGGCTCTACAGCGAGGCCGACGTGAGCCGGCTGGAGATGATCAAGCGCATGAAGCCGCTCGGCTTCTCGCTCGAGGAGATGCAGGAGCTGCTGACCCTGCTCGACGACCTCGCGCGCCGGCCCACCGACGCAACCCTCGTCGACCGGCTCCGGATGTTCCGCGAGGCGGCCGGCGCCCGGGTCGCCGCACTTCGCGACCAACTGGCGGTCGCCGAGGACTTCGCTGCCACGCTCGACGATCACCTGGAGTCAGGGACGCGCTGA
- a CDS encoding ATP-dependent DNA ligase, giving the protein MPLSVPGLPGLPPELAGPVAVELAKPVAAIPPAHALSGGCRYEPKWDGYRLVVVRTAASTRLWSKQGRDLTDRFPDIAAAALAQVPAGTVVDGEVVIWNGSRLDFGLLQRRMVTAPGRIAPLVAASPASYVAFDLLAAGGADLRGERWSRRRDELEVLAARWAPPLQLTPSTADPEEARRWFDDFRAAGSRGSSPRVRRPGTRRGAGNGSR; this is encoded by the coding sequence GTGCCACTGTCGGTCCCCGGCCTCCCGGGCCTCCCGCCCGAGCTCGCGGGACCCGTGGCGGTGGAGCTGGCGAAGCCGGTCGCAGCCATCCCCCCGGCGCACGCCCTCTCCGGTGGGTGCCGGTACGAGCCCAAGTGGGACGGCTACCGGCTGGTCGTCGTCCGGACCGCGGCGTCCACGCGGCTGTGGTCCAAGCAGGGCCGCGACCTCACCGACCGGTTCCCCGACATCGCCGCGGCCGCGCTGGCGCAGGTACCGGCCGGCACGGTGGTCGACGGCGAGGTCGTCATCTGGAACGGCTCGCGCCTGGACTTCGGCCTGCTGCAGCGGCGCATGGTGACCGCACCCGGCCGGATCGCGCCGCTGGTCGCCGCTTCCCCCGCCTCCTACGTCGCCTTCGACCTGCTCGCCGCGGGCGGTGCCGATCTGCGCGGCGAGCGGTGGAGCCGCCGGCGCGACGAACTGGAGGTGCTGGCCGCCCGCTGGGCTCCGCCGCTGCAGCTCACCCCCTCGACCGCCGACCCGGAGGAGGCGCGGCGCTGGTTCGACGACTTCCGCGCCGCGGGGTCGAGGGGCTCGTCGCCAAGGGTGCGGCGACCCGGTACGCGCCGGGGCGCCGGGAATGGCTCAAGGTGA
- a CDS encoding MarR family winged helix-turn-helix transcriptional regulator, giving the protein MSDVEDAVDLILQQWGRERPDLDCSPMGVIGRITQLQREVYLAQRRTFARHGLDAPSFDVLAALRRAGQPYQLTPTALMRTALVTSGAITQRLDRLEEKGLITRERSEADGRAVVVTLTDAGRAALDAALPDHLETERELLDGLPQADRELLADLLRRLLVALGRVPQEP; this is encoded by the coding sequence GTGAGCGACGTGGAGGACGCCGTGGACCTGATCCTGCAGCAGTGGGGCAGGGAACGGCCCGACCTGGACTGCTCGCCGATGGGCGTCATCGGCCGGATCACCCAGCTGCAGCGCGAGGTCTACCTCGCCCAGCGTCGCACCTTCGCCCGGCACGGGCTCGACGCGCCCTCCTTCGACGTCCTCGCCGCCCTGCGGCGCGCCGGGCAGCCCTACCAGCTGACGCCGACGGCGCTGATGCGCACGGCGCTGGTGACCTCGGGCGCCATCACCCAGCGGCTCGACCGGCTGGAGGAGAAGGGGCTGATCACCCGGGAGCGCAGCGAGGCCGACGGCCGGGCCGTGGTGGTCACCCTGACCGACGCGGGCCGGGCGGCGCTGGACGCTGCGTTGCCCGACCACCTGGAGACCGAGCGCGAGCTGCTCGACGGGCTGCCGCAGGCCGACCGCGAGCTGCTGGCCGATCTGCTCCGTCGGCTGCTGGTCGCGCTGGGCCGGGTGCCGCAGGAGCCCTGA
- a CDS encoding SulP family inorganic anion transporter, with product MSVLPAIRPARPAWLSPRVARTEILAGLVVALALIPEAISFSILAGVDPRVGLFASFTMAVVISFTGGRPAMISAATGAIALVVAPLAVEHGLEYLLAAVVLGGVFQVLLAAAGVARLMRFIPRSVMVGFVNALAILIFSAQLPHLIGVPWLVYPMVAAGLAIIFLLPRLSTAVPAPLVAIVVLTGLTVAAGLAVPDVGGEGELPSSVPFLALPDVPFSLETLSIIAPYALGVAFVGLMESLMTAKLVDDITDTPSDKTRESWGQGVANIVTGFFGGMGGCAMIGQTMINVKSGARTRLSTFLAGVFLLVLVVALGDVVAIIPMAALVAVMIFVSIATFDWHSLRTLPRMPLSETAVMVSTVAFTLFTHNLAIGVGVGVGVACVLFARRVAHVVEVTATTDAEGARVYAVSGAMFFASSNDLVDQFDYAGDPANVVIDLSEAHVWDASTVAALDAITHKYETRGKTAEIIGLHGHSFDRYLRHTGQLAGAH from the coding sequence ATGTCCGTCCTGCCTGCCATCCGCCCTGCCCGCCCCGCCTGGCTGAGTCCCCGCGTCGCCCGCACCGAGATCCTCGCCGGGCTCGTGGTCGCGCTGGCGCTCATCCCCGAGGCGATCAGCTTCTCGATCCTCGCCGGGGTGGATCCCCGCGTCGGCCTGTTCGCCTCCTTCACGATGGCCGTGGTGATCTCGTTCACCGGCGGCCGCCCGGCGATGATCAGCGCCGCCACCGGGGCGATCGCCCTGGTCGTGGCGCCCCTGGCCGTGGAACACGGCCTCGAGTACCTTCTCGCCGCCGTCGTCCTCGGCGGGGTCTTCCAGGTGCTCCTGGCCGCCGCGGGCGTGGCCCGGCTCATGCGGTTCATCCCGCGCAGCGTGATGGTCGGCTTCGTCAATGCGCTGGCGATCCTGATCTTCAGCGCGCAGCTGCCGCACCTGATCGGCGTCCCGTGGCTGGTGTACCCGATGGTGGCGGCGGGCCTGGCGATCATCTTCCTGCTCCCCCGGCTCAGCACCGCCGTCCCGGCGCCACTCGTGGCGATCGTCGTGCTCACCGGCCTGACCGTGGCGGCCGGCCTCGCGGTGCCCGACGTCGGCGGTGAGGGCGAGCTCCCGAGCAGCGTGCCGTTCCTGGCACTCCCCGACGTCCCGTTCTCCCTGGAGACGCTGTCGATCATCGCGCCCTACGCCCTCGGGGTGGCCTTCGTGGGGCTGATGGAGTCGCTGATGACGGCCAAGCTCGTCGACGACATCACCGACACCCCTTCCGACAAGACGCGGGAGTCGTGGGGCCAGGGCGTGGCCAACATCGTCACCGGCTTCTTCGGCGGCATGGGCGGCTGCGCGATGATCGGCCAGACGATGATCAACGTGAAGTCCGGCGCCCGCACGCGGCTGTCGACCTTCCTGGCCGGTGTCTTCCTGCTGGTCCTCGTCGTGGCCCTCGGCGACGTCGTGGCGATCATCCCGATGGCCGCGCTGGTCGCGGTCATGATCTTCGTGTCGATCGCCACCTTCGACTGGCACAGCCTGCGCACCCTTCCCCGGATGCCGCTGAGCGAGACCGCCGTGATGGTCTCCACCGTCGCTTTCACGCTGTTCACCCACAACCTGGCGATCGGCGTCGGCGTCGGCGTCGGCGTGGCCTGCGTGCTCTTCGCCCGCCGGGTCGCACACGTGGTCGAGGTGACCGCCACCACCGACGCGGAGGGGGCCCGGGTCTACGCGGTCTCCGGCGCGATGTTCTTCGCCTCGAGCAACGACCTCGTCGACCAGTTCGACTACGCCGGCGATCCCGCGAACGTGGTGATCGACCTGTCCGAGGCGCACGTCTGGGACGCCTCGACGGTCGCCGCCTTGGACGCCATCACCCACAAGTACGAGACCCGCGGCAAGACGGCCGAGATCATCGGCCTGCACGGTCACTCGTTCGACCGCTACCTCCGGCACACCGGTCAGCTGGCCGGGGCGCACTGA
- a CDS encoding sensor histidine kinase, producing MSNHHGASVVDSEAQLLAVALPFLDEGLRAGDLVVLTCPPETVDLVTRALGERGRAVESDPRMSLLGSRAPDALTMCGRFLERAMASGSGRLRVLADVDFGSEPAGWREGQRFESVFNRLMGTAPVSAVCLYDRRRLPAPVIESAAATHPELVAGTTWSASPRYQDPGAYVPALPLPREPVEDGDPIFSVDDARTLAGLRHQLGAVIASVVPGREQQEDLHLAAAEIAANAFRHGRRPVSARVWADGDRIVCVISDRGTTYGDPFSGFVPAHGLDLAAGGMGLWLARKLWDHVDVLPSEAGLSVRLSTRVR from the coding sequence GTGAGCAACCACCACGGCGCCTCGGTCGTCGACAGCGAGGCGCAGCTCCTGGCGGTCGCCCTGCCGTTCCTCGACGAGGGCCTGCGGGCCGGCGACCTGGTGGTGCTCACCTGCCCGCCCGAGACCGTGGACCTGGTGACCCGGGCACTGGGCGAGCGCGGCCGCGCCGTCGAGTCCGATCCGCGGATGAGCCTGCTGGGTTCCCGCGCCCCTGACGCGCTGACCATGTGTGGTCGGTTCCTGGAGCGCGCGATGGCGTCCGGCTCCGGGCGGCTGCGGGTCCTGGCCGATGTCGACTTCGGCAGCGAGCCCGCCGGCTGGCGCGAGGGTCAGCGGTTCGAGTCCGTGTTCAACCGCCTGATGGGCACCGCTCCCGTGTCGGCCGTCTGCCTGTACGACCGGCGGCGCCTGCCCGCCCCGGTGATCGAGAGCGCGGCGGCCACCCATCCCGAGCTGGTCGCCGGCACCACCTGGTCGGCGAGCCCCCGGTACCAGGACCCGGGCGCCTACGTGCCGGCGCTGCCGCTCCCGCGCGAGCCGGTCGAGGACGGGGACCCGATCTTCTCCGTCGACGACGCGCGCACCCTGGCCGGCCTGCGCCACCAGCTGGGGGCCGTGATCGCGTCGGTCGTCCCGGGTCGCGAGCAGCAGGAGGACCTGCACCTCGCCGCTGCCGAGATCGCGGCGAACGCGTTCCGGCACGGCCGGCGTCCCGTGTCGGCACGGGTGTGGGCCGACGGCGACCGCATCGTCTGCGTGATCTCCGACCGCGGCACCACCTACGGCGACCCGTTCTCCGGGTTCGTGCCCGCGCACGGGCTCGACCTCGCCGCGGGCGGCATGGGCCTCTGGCTGGCCCGCAAGCTCTGGGACCACGTCGACGTGCTGCCCTCCGAGGCCGGCTTGAGCGTCCGGCTCAGCACCCGCGTGCGCTGA
- a CDS encoding sensor histidine kinase, whose amino-acid sequence MLTVRATSAQAWLDVAVPALLAVLAVTQLVVDEPPGDPALMTVCALVTVLPLAARRRAPVLVTAVVGAGTVGQVLAADGAPATFASFVAVMVCVYTLAREARPVGIAAGLAIVTVAVTVLTLLQARAEPFQPFEFVYPLFYFGAAGALGALVRRRSERLAAVEDRAVTLERELQREAELAAAEERARIARELHDVVAHGLSLMVVQAEAAEELLGRSPTAAAQPLQRVQETGRQALAEMRRLLGVLRDPEAGPPATAPQPSLRRLPDLVREAADVGLRVDVEVAGEQIALSPGLELAVYRIVQEALTNTRRHAGASRACVQLAYSPEALRIEVTDDGRGPTGNRDGHGLIGMRERAALYGGTLEAGPADTGGFRVAAVLPLEDGR is encoded by the coding sequence GTGCTGACCGTGCGCGCGACATCCGCGCAGGCGTGGCTGGACGTCGCCGTCCCGGCCCTGCTGGCCGTCCTCGCGGTGACCCAGCTGGTCGTCGACGAGCCACCGGGTGACCCCGCGCTGATGACGGTCTGCGCACTGGTCACGGTGCTGCCGCTGGCGGCGCGTCGTCGAGCTCCCGTCCTCGTGACCGCGGTGGTCGGTGCCGGGACCGTGGGTCAGGTACTGGCGGCCGACGGTGCGCCGGCCACGTTCGCGTCCTTCGTCGCCGTGATGGTCTGCGTCTACACCCTCGCCCGGGAGGCCCGCCCGGTCGGCATCGCCGCGGGCCTGGCGATCGTGACCGTGGCGGTCACCGTCCTCACGCTGCTGCAGGCCCGCGCCGAGCCCTTCCAGCCGTTCGAGTTCGTCTATCCACTGTTCTACTTCGGCGCCGCCGGCGCACTGGGCGCCCTGGTGCGGCGGCGCTCCGAGCGGCTGGCCGCGGTCGAGGACCGCGCCGTGACCCTGGAACGGGAGCTGCAGCGCGAGGCCGAGCTCGCCGCCGCGGAGGAGCGGGCGCGGATCGCCCGCGAGCTGCACGACGTCGTCGCCCACGGCCTGAGCCTCATGGTCGTCCAGGCGGAGGCGGCCGAGGAACTGCTCGGCCGCTCGCCGACTGCTGCCGCCCAGCCGCTGCAGCGGGTGCAGGAGACCGGCCGTCAGGCCCTGGCCGAGATGCGCCGCCTGCTCGGCGTCCTCCGCGATCCGGAGGCCGGCCCGCCCGCGACCGCGCCGCAGCCCTCGCTGCGCCGGCTGCCCGACCTGGTCCGCGAGGCCGCCGACGTCGGACTGCGCGTGGACGTCGAGGTGGCCGGCGAGCAGATCGCCCTCTCCCCCGGGCTGGAGCTCGCCGTCTACCGGATCGTCCAGGAGGCCCTCACCAACACCCGCCGGCACGCCGGCGCGTCACGGGCCTGCGTCCAGCTGGCCTACTCGCCGGAGGCGCTGCGGATCGAGGTGACCGACGACGGTCGGGGCCCGACCGGCAACCGCGACGGGCACGGGCTGATCGGCATGCGGGAGCGCGCGGCCCTGTACGGGGGCACCCTCGAGGCCGGTCCCGCCGACACCGGAGGTTTCCGCGTCGCCGCGGTCCTCCCCCTGGAGGACGGTCGATGA
- the uraD gene encoding 2-oxo-4-hydroxy-4-carboxy-5-ureidoimidazoline decarboxylase has product MVTLDAFNDEPADQAVQALRACNAAPRFAAEVVAGRPYRDVETLLARVEQVARELPWDDVAIALAAHPRIGDRVEGSSAEARSSRREQRSMDDADDDVRRALLEGNRAYEERFDRVFLIRASGRSPDEMLAELRRRLENDEEAERAEVTEQLAQITALRVKELVS; this is encoded by the coding sequence GTGGTCACCCTCGACGCGTTCAACGACGAGCCCGCCGACCAGGCCGTCCAGGCCCTGCGTGCCTGCAACGCCGCACCCCGCTTCGCCGCGGAGGTGGTCGCCGGTCGTCCCTACCGGGACGTCGAGACCCTGCTGGCCCGCGTCGAGCAGGTGGCCCGCGAACTTCCGTGGGACGACGTCGCCATCGCGCTGGCCGCACATCCGCGGATCGGCGACCGGGTGGAGGGGTCCTCGGCAGAGGCCCGGTCCTCGCGCCGGGAGCAGCGCTCGATGGACGACGCGGACGACGACGTTCGTCGGGCGCTGCTCGAGGGGAACCGGGCCTACGAGGAGCGCTTCGACCGCGTGTTCCTGATCCGCGCCTCGGGCCGGTCCCCGGACGAGATGCTGGCCGAGCTGCGGCGGCGGCTGGAGAACGACGAGGAGGCCGAGCGCGCCGAGGTCACCGAGCAGCTGGCCCAGATCACGGCGCTGCGGGTGAAGGAGCTGGTCTCGTGA
- a CDS encoding DUF6986 family protein produces the protein MLSDEVYDELDRRLTPVDAARLAAFGGERTVRQPVHTCYVPADAVGPGLAVRWGEQALEALDDHGLPDLGLHPALVEEVLPRVRFKLANEPIEDLRVDAEDGYRHGPGKEDVDVPAAAAALAADVGNGVAPPWWGIRAKSLELGTRHRGVRTLDLFLGAFRTETAGVLPADAVFRPIVTLPKVTAVEQVRAFLPVLDALEAAHGAQAHLELQIETPQAVIGPDGAITAAAMVHAAGPRLLGLHYGTYDYSASLGIAAAHQASDHPAADFAKQVLQVAVAGTGARAVDGSTNVLPVGATDAVHTAWRLHARLVRRALERGFYQGWDLHPAQLVTRYTATYAFFRSALPAAAARLAAYLDRTAGGVLDEPATARALAAVLLRGLDCGAVDDEEVRAAGGPERTTLDRLAGRRPGGS, from the coding sequence TTGCTTTCCGACGAGGTCTACGACGAGCTGGACCGGCGGCTCACGCCGGTCGACGCGGCCCGGCTGGCCGCCTTCGGCGGCGAGCGGACCGTGCGGCAGCCCGTGCACACCTGCTACGTCCCGGCCGATGCCGTCGGCCCGGGGCTGGCCGTCCGGTGGGGCGAGCAGGCGCTGGAGGCGCTGGACGACCACGGCCTGCCGGACCTCGGCCTGCACCCCGCACTCGTCGAGGAGGTGCTGCCGCGCGTGCGGTTCAAGCTCGCGAACGAGCCCATCGAGGACCTGCGCGTCGACGCCGAGGACGGCTACCGGCACGGCCCCGGCAAGGAGGACGTCGACGTGCCCGCGGCCGCCGCGGCACTGGCGGCCGACGTCGGGAACGGCGTCGCGCCGCCGTGGTGGGGGATCCGCGCCAAGTCGCTCGAGCTCGGCACCCGGCACCGCGGCGTCCGCACGCTCGACCTGTTCCTCGGGGCGTTCCGGACCGAGACCGCCGGCGTCCTGCCGGCCGACGCCGTCTTCCGGCCGATCGTGACCCTGCCCAAGGTGACCGCCGTGGAGCAGGTGCGCGCCTTCCTGCCCGTGCTCGACGCGCTCGAGGCCGCCCACGGCGCGCAAGCCCACCTGGAGCTGCAGATCGAGACGCCCCAGGCCGTCATCGGTCCCGATGGGGCGATCACCGCGGCGGCCATGGTGCACGCCGCGGGCCCGCGGCTGCTCGGGCTGCACTACGGCACGTACGACTACAGCGCCTCCCTCGGCATCGCGGCCGCCCACCAGGCGAGCGACCACCCGGCCGCGGACTTCGCCAAGCAGGTGCTGCAGGTGGCCGTCGCCGGCACCGGCGCACGGGCCGTGGACGGCTCGACCAACGTGCTGCCCGTGGGTGCGACCGACGCGGTGCACACCGCCTGGCGGCTGCACGCCCGGCTGGTGCGGCGCGCGTTGGAGCGGGGCTTCTACCAGGGCTGGGACCTGCACCCGGCACAGCTGGTGACGCGCTACACCGCCACCTACGCCTTCTTCCGCTCCGCGCTCCCGGCCGCGGCCGCCCGCCTGGCCGCGTACCTCGACCGCACCGCCGGAGGCGTCCTCGACGAGCCGGCCACGGCCCGGGCGCTGGCCGCCGTCCTGCTGCGCGGGCTGGACTGCGGCGCCGTGGACGACGAAGAAGTTCGGGCTGCGGGAGGGCCGGAGCGCACGACTCTGGATAGGCTGGCTGGCCGGCGGCCCGGGGGATCCTGA
- a CDS encoding response regulator transcription factor, which produces MSIRVLVADDQAMVREGLRLILDLQDDIEVVAEAGDGQSALRAVAEHAPDVVLMDIRMPGMNGLEATERLLRGGRPGPRVLILTTFGEDEYLYAAMRAGASGFLLKDSPRAALLHAVRTVADGSALLDPVLTRRLIEDWVRRPPPGSTVPEPLRRLTPRELDVFTGLARGRSNAEIAAGLVLSETTVKSHVAHVLAKLGLRDRVQAVVLGYESGLVRPGDLPAPPG; this is translated from the coding sequence ATGAGCATCCGGGTGCTCGTCGCCGACGACCAGGCGATGGTTCGGGAGGGGCTGCGGCTGATCCTCGACCTGCAGGACGACATCGAGGTCGTGGCCGAGGCGGGTGACGGGCAGTCGGCCCTCCGCGCGGTGGCCGAGCACGCGCCCGACGTCGTCCTCATGGACATCCGGATGCCGGGCATGAACGGGCTCGAGGCGACCGAACGGCTGCTGCGCGGCGGACGCCCCGGGCCACGGGTGCTGATCCTGACCACCTTCGGCGAGGACGAGTACCTCTACGCGGCGATGCGGGCCGGCGCCAGCGGCTTCCTGCTCAAGGACTCTCCGCGGGCCGCCCTGCTGCACGCCGTGCGCACCGTGGCCGACGGCTCCGCGCTGCTCGACCCGGTGCTGACGCGGCGACTGATCGAGGACTGGGTGCGTCGCCCTCCACCGGGCTCGACGGTGCCCGAGCCGCTGCGCCGGCTCACCCCGCGTGAGCTCGACGTGTTCACCGGCCTCGCGCGCGGTCGGTCGAACGCCGAGATCGCCGCCGGGCTGGTCCTGTCGGAGACGACGGTGAAGAGCCACGTCGCGCACGTCCTGGCCAAGCTCGGCCTGCGCGATCGCGTCCAGGCGGTGGTGCTGGGCTACGAGAGCGGACTGGTCCGTCCCGGCGACCTACCGGCGCCACCGGGATAG
- a CDS encoding NUDIX domain-containing protein yields MRTTSSREVYRNPWMRVREDTFLRGDGSTGLYGVVERPDFALVVPAEDGGYWLVEQYRHPIGRRSWEFPQGTWSEGAGGSAEELARTELAEETGLRAAALRHLGHLDLAPGMSTQQFDVWLATGLTQGPTAREASEADMRCRFVPRDELRAMVADGRFTDGPSLAAYSLLLLRGAHP; encoded by the coding sequence ATGCGGACGACGAGCAGCCGAGAGGTCTACCGCAACCCGTGGATGCGGGTGCGCGAGGACACGTTCCTACGTGGCGACGGGTCGACCGGTCTCTACGGCGTCGTCGAGCGGCCCGACTTCGCGCTCGTCGTCCCGGCGGAGGACGGCGGCTACTGGCTGGTCGAGCAGTACCGCCACCCGATCGGCCGCCGCTCCTGGGAGTTCCCGCAGGGCACCTGGAGCGAGGGCGCCGGCGGGTCGGCCGAGGAGCTGGCCCGGACCGAGCTCGCGGAGGAGACCGGATTGCGGGCTGCCGCCCTGCGCCACCTGGGACACCTCGATCTCGCACCGGGCATGTCCACCCAGCAGTTCGACGTGTGGCTGGCCACCGGGCTGACCCAGGGGCCGACCGCCCGGGAGGCCAGCGAGGCCGACATGCGGTGCCGGTTCGTGCCTCGCGACGAGCTGCGGGCGATGGTGGCCGACGGCCGGTTCACCGACGGCCCGTCGTTGGCCGCCTACAGCCTCCTGCTCCTGAGGGGTGCCCACCCGTAG
- a CDS encoding DUF5701 family protein, whose product MSALPVAACPTEAELEFDRQVDALVQAGLPEHLELLESCFRASCEPLRDLLPPPAGHDGIPFVVVVPGLPVVPVLEAVHTVGGPGFTTMEDDDLARFRPLPELEVPAAPYLLLDVDPGGGNLNVPPAKVLPGIAAAGRTPLTIAEGLAVLVSDPGVLRSRNCFSLAGSRAGDKRVPALWVSARRPRLGWCYQGAPHTWLGTASCAARVGASAPV is encoded by the coding sequence ATGTCCGCGCTTCCCGTCGCAGCCTGTCCGACCGAGGCGGAGCTCGAGTTCGACCGCCAGGTCGACGCGCTGGTCCAGGCCGGGCTGCCCGAGCACCTCGAGCTCCTCGAGAGCTGCTTCCGCGCCTCCTGCGAGCCGCTCCGCGACCTGCTGCCGCCGCCCGCCGGACACGACGGCATCCCGTTCGTGGTCGTCGTCCCCGGGCTACCCGTCGTCCCGGTGCTGGAGGCCGTCCACACCGTCGGCGGGCCGGGCTTCACCACGATGGAGGACGACGACCTCGCCCGGTTCAGGCCGCTGCCCGAGCTGGAGGTCCCGGCCGCGCCCTACCTGCTCCTGGACGTCGACCCCGGCGGCGGCAACCTGAACGTCCCCCCGGCCAAGGTGCTGCCCGGCATCGCGGCCGCCGGCCGGACGCCGCTGACCATCGCCGAGGGGCTGGCGGTGCTCGTCTCCGATCCGGGCGTGCTGCGGTCCCGCAACTGTTTCTCCCTGGCCGGGTCCCGCGCCGGCGACAAGCGCGTGCCGGCCCTGTGGGTGAGCGCCCGCCGTCCGCGGCTGGGCTGGTGCTACCAGGGCGCGCCGCACACCTGGCTCGGCACCGCCTCCTGCGCGGCCAGGGTGGGCGCCTCGGCGCCCGTGTGA
- the uraH gene encoding hydroxyisourate hydrolase has protein sequence MSVSTHVLDSVVGRPAAGIAVRLFAGEELIAESVTDHDGRSRLTEDATALGVHRLVFATGQWFAEQGRDAFYPEVVLTFSVAEPGEHHHVPLLLSPFAYSTYRGS, from the coding sequence GTGAGCGTCTCGACGCACGTGCTGGACTCGGTGGTGGGCCGACCCGCCGCGGGCATCGCCGTCCGCCTGTTCGCCGGCGAGGAGCTGATCGCCGAGAGCGTGACCGACCACGACGGCCGCTCCCGGCTGACCGAGGACGCGACCGCCCTCGGCGTGCACCGGCTGGTCTTCGCGACCGGGCAGTGGTTCGCCGAGCAGGGGCGCGACGCGTTCTACCCCGAGGTCGTGCTCACGTTCTCCGTCGCCGAACCGGGCGAGCACCACCACGTCCCGCTGCTGCTCAGCCCGTTCGCCTACTCCACGTACCGGGGCTCCTGA
- a CDS encoding J-domain-containing protein → MTERKPPGMSFATWVDSQIDRSIARGDFEHLPGAGKPIPGLHREETAYDWALVKARREGVDTAAMLPPGLALRRERDELPDRAARLVSAAEVRALVDDYNARVEAFWRRPQESRWAPVPGLADADAVVAAWERSRPPDPPPPVEPAPAARRRWLSRWRR, encoded by the coding sequence ATGACCGAGCGCAAGCCGCCGGGGATGTCGTTCGCGACCTGGGTGGACTCCCAGATCGACCGCAGCATCGCCCGCGGGGACTTCGAGCACCTGCCCGGGGCGGGCAAGCCGATCCCGGGGCTGCACCGCGAGGAGACCGCCTACGACTGGGCGCTGGTCAAGGCCCGCCGCGAGGGCGTCGACACGGCGGCGATGCTGCCGCCGGGTCTGGCGCTGCGGCGTGAGCGGGACGAGCTGCCCGACCGCGCCGCCCGGCTGGTCTCCGCGGCCGAGGTCCGGGCGCTGGTCGACGACTACAACGCTCGCGTCGAGGCGTTCTGGCGTCGTCCCCAGGAGAGCCGCTGGGCCCCGGTGCCCGGGCTCGCCGACGCCGACGCGGTCGTGGCCGCCTGGGAACGGAGCCGGCCGCCGGACCCGCCGCCTCCGGTCGAGCCGGCGCCGGCGGCGCGGCGACGGTGGCTATCCCGGTGGCGCCGGTAG
- the pucL gene encoding factor-independent urate hydroxylase, with the protein MGIVLGPNQYGKAEVRVVAVDRSSPRHTLVDLNVSSSLRGDFTACHTEGDNSHVLATDTQKNTVFAFARDGVGSPEAFALRLARHFAGSYDWITGARVAVESYGWQRISVGGAEHDHSFRRAGSEVRTAVVTVDGGEAHVLAGLSDLVVLKTTGSEFRGFPRDRYTTLVETDDRILATAVTARWRYTGTDLDFDASFDAVRTALLETFAATHSLALQQSLHAMGTAALDRCPDVAEIRMSMPNKHHFLQDLSAFGLDNPNVVYHADDRPYGLIEGTVLRDDIPPAEIAWHGTPGFC; encoded by the coding sequence ATGGGAATCGTGCTCGGCCCGAACCAGTACGGGAAGGCGGAGGTCCGCGTCGTCGCGGTCGACCGCAGCAGCCCGCGGCACACCCTCGTCGATCTCAACGTCAGCTCGAGCCTGCGGGGCGACTTCACCGCCTGTCACACCGAGGGCGACAACAGCCACGTGCTCGCCACGGACACCCAGAAGAACACGGTGTTCGCCTTCGCCCGGGACGGTGTCGGTTCGCCCGAGGCCTTCGCGCTGCGACTGGCCCGGCACTTCGCCGGCTCCTACGACTGGATCACCGGCGCCCGCGTGGCCGTCGAGTCCTACGGCTGGCAGCGGATCAGCGTGGGCGGCGCCGAGCACGACCACTCGTTCCGCCGGGCCGGCAGCGAGGTCCGGACCGCCGTGGTCACCGTGGACGGCGGCGAGGCCCACGTGCTGGCCGGGCTCAGCGACCTCGTCGTCCTCAAGACCACCGGCTCGGAGTTCCGGGGCTTCCCGCGTGACCGCTACACCACCCTCGTGGAGACGGACGACCGGATCCTGGCGACCGCGGTGACCGCCCGCTGGCGCTACACGGGCACGGACCTGGACTTCGACGCGTCGTTCGACGCCGTCCGGACGGCGTTGCTGGAGACGTTCGCCGCCACCCACTCGCTCGCCCTGCAGCAGTCGCTCCACGCGATGGGCACGGCGGCGCTGGACCGGTGCCCCGACGTGGCCGAGATCCGGATGTCGATGCCGAACAAGCACCACTTCCTGCAGGATCTGTCGGCGTTCGGTCTCGACAACCCGAACGTGGTGTACCACGCCGACGACCGCCCCTACGGGCTGATCGAGGGCACCGTCCTGCGGGACGACATCCCGCCCGCCGAGATCGCCTGGCACGGCACCCCCGGCTTCTGCTGA